In Synechococcus sp. RS9909, one genomic interval encodes:
- a CDS encoding SpoIID/LytB domain-containing protein, giving the protein MSVLFRPLPSLVLGLPAALLAGLAGPPAVIAAREPEMRVLLQRADQVTLRADAARPLRVRGGGLERLALQRLEVRLVDGRLLLDFQPQGDPSEPLQRRELSASTRLSLETDDPRGIWLAQRRYGGVLHLTVHDRQIQVVNQLGIEAYLASVVGSEMPQDWPMAALRAQAVAARTYALRQRGKAGGFDVKATVASQVYRGLESATPRTEEAVDSTRSLVMVHGGKLINAVFHSSSGGATEASGEVWRSQLPYLVSVPDHDQESPVHRWQARFDAMQLRRAFGEIGGARSFQVLATSSTGRVRLLRVQGPAGSLNLSGRELRQRLGLKSTMVEFAWLDGEPEDRQAPGRNDGTRWVGLLRDPDGEGGDDALVPPPPLPASMVQPQPVLEVRGRGFGHGVGMSQWGARALAERGADFRQILQHYYRGVQIRPFRPSDDPAVALAPALEPAWRG; this is encoded by the coding sequence ATGTCGGTCTTGTTCAGACCGCTGCCCTCCCTTGTCCTCGGCCTGCCGGCGGCTCTGCTGGCGGGACTGGCCGGGCCGCCTGCGGTGATCGCGGCTCGAGAACCGGAGATGCGCGTGTTGCTGCAGCGGGCCGACCAGGTGACGCTGCGGGCTGATGCGGCCCGTCCCCTGCGAGTGCGAGGCGGTGGCCTGGAGCGCTTGGCGCTGCAACGCCTGGAGGTGCGCCTGGTGGATGGGCGCCTGTTGCTGGACTTTCAGCCCCAGGGGGATCCTTCAGAACCGCTGCAGCGGCGGGAACTCTCCGCCAGCACGCGGCTGAGCCTGGAGACCGATGATCCCCGCGGGATCTGGCTGGCACAGCGGCGTTATGGCGGCGTGCTGCATCTGACGGTGCACGATCGCCAGATTCAGGTGGTGAACCAGCTGGGGATCGAGGCCTACCTCGCCAGCGTTGTGGGCAGTGAGATGCCACAGGATTGGCCGATGGCAGCCCTGAGGGCCCAGGCGGTGGCGGCACGCACCTATGCCCTGCGCCAGCGGGGCAAGGCGGGAGGGTTCGATGTGAAGGCCACCGTGGCCAGCCAGGTGTACCGCGGCCTTGAGTCTGCGACCCCAAGGACCGAAGAAGCCGTCGACAGCACTCGCTCCCTGGTGATGGTGCATGGAGGAAAGCTGATCAATGCGGTGTTCCACAGCAGCTCCGGCGGGGCGACCGAGGCGAGTGGTGAGGTCTGGCGTTCCCAGTTGCCCTATCTGGTGAGCGTTCCGGACCACGACCAGGAGAGCCCGGTGCACCGCTGGCAGGCTCGCTTTGATGCGATGCAGCTTCGCCGCGCCTTCGGGGAGATCGGGGGCGCGCGCTCTTTTCAGGTGTTGGCCACCAGTTCCACAGGGCGTGTGCGCCTGCTGCGGGTGCAGGGGCCTGCCGGCTCCCTGAATCTCAGTGGCCGGGAGCTGCGTCAGCGGCTCGGCCTCAAGAGCACGATGGTGGAATTCGCCTGGCTTGATGGCGAGCCGGAGGATCGGCAGGCCCCTGGGCGCAACGATGGCACCCGCTGGGTGGGGCTGCTGCGCGACCCGGACGGCGAAGGTGGTGATGACGCCCTGGTGCCGCCACCGCCTCTGCCCGCCTCAATGGTTCAGCCGCAACCGGTGCTGGAGGTGCGCGGTCGTGGTTTTGGCCATGGTGTGGGCATGAGTCAGTGGGGGGCCCGGGCGCTGGCGGAGCGGGGAGCCGATTTCCGTCAGATTCTTCAGCACTATTACCGGGGTGTTCAGATCAGGCCCTTCCGCCCCAGCGATGATCCTGCGGTGGCGCTGGCCCCTGCGCTCGAGCCAGCCTGGAGGGGCTGA
- a CDS encoding ribonuclease Z — protein sequence MQVTFLGTSSGVPTRARNVSAVALRLPQRSELWLFDCGEGTQHQFLRSDLRLSQLRRVFVTHMHGDHVFGLPGLLASLGLAGSSDGVDLYGPDPLEAYLQGVLHTSSTRIGYPLAVHRVREAAENGTVLLEDDDIIVRTTPLTHRVPAYAYRIEQKPRPGRFDVDQARALAIPPGPIYAALKRGETVSLDDGRRIDGRQLCGPTRPGVSVVYCTDTVFCEAAVALARGADLLIHEATFSHGEAEMAFQRQHSTSTMAAQTAAEAGVQQLVLTHLSPRYAPGNAISADDLLAEARAIFPNTVLAKDFLSLEVSPRD from the coding sequence GTGCAGGTCACCTTCCTCGGCACCAGCTCCGGCGTTCCCACCCGCGCCCGCAATGTTTCCGCCGTGGCCCTGCGCTTGCCCCAGCGCTCAGAGCTCTGGTTGTTCGACTGCGGGGAAGGCACGCAGCACCAATTTCTGCGCAGTGATCTGCGCCTGTCCCAGCTGCGCCGGGTGTTCGTCACCCACATGCACGGTGATCATGTCTTCGGACTGCCTGGCCTGCTCGCCAGCCTCGGCCTGGCCGGCAGCAGCGACGGTGTCGATCTGTATGGCCCCGATCCGCTCGAGGCCTACCTGCAGGGAGTGCTGCACACCAGTTCCACGCGGATCGGCTACCCCCTGGCGGTTCATCGCGTCCGGGAGGCGGCTGAGAACGGCACGGTGCTGCTGGAGGACGACGACATCATCGTGCGCACCACGCCGCTGACCCATCGCGTGCCTGCCTATGCCTACCGCATTGAACAAAAGCCACGGCCCGGCCGATTCGATGTGGATCAGGCCCGGGCCCTCGCCATCCCCCCAGGCCCGATCTACGCCGCCCTCAAGCGCGGTGAAACGGTCAGCCTCGACGACGGCCGCCGGATCGATGGACGCCAGCTCTGCGGCCCGACACGCCCCGGCGTGAGCGTGGTGTATTGCACCGACACCGTGTTCTGTGAAGCGGCCGTGGCGTTGGCCCGAGGCGCGGATCTGCTGATCCATGAGGCCACGTTCTCCCATGGAGAGGCGGAGATGGCCTTTCAGCGCCAACACTCCACCAGCACGATGGCCGCCCAGACCGCGGCGGAAGCCGGTGTGCAGCAACTGGTGCTCACCCACCTGAGCCCCCGCTATGCCCCCGGCAATGCCATCAGCGCCGATGACCTGCTGGCGGAGGCGCGGGCGATCTTTCCCAACACGGTTTTGGCCAAGGACTTTCTTTCCCTGGAGGTCAGCCCGCGGGACTGA
- the psbV gene encoding photosystem II cytochrome c-550 → MASLFFSLRRSVSRLLFVLPVLIGLAFSSPALAAQWDAATLTVPADASGDQVTFSEQEIKTGRKIFNTSCGTCHAGGITKTNHNVGLDPETLALATPARDNVDSLVDYMKDPTSYDGEYSIADVHPSMRSSDLFVQMRDLTDDDLRLIAGYILVAPKVQGNQWGGGKIYF, encoded by the coding sequence ATGGCCTCTCTTTTCTTCTCCCTGCGACGGTCCGTGAGCCGGCTGCTGTTCGTGCTGCCTGTGTTGATCGGACTCGCGTTCAGTTCGCCTGCGCTGGCAGCCCAATGGGATGCTGCAACCCTCACGGTCCCGGCCGATGCCAGCGGCGATCAGGTGACCTTCAGCGAGCAGGAGATCAAAACCGGCCGCAAGATCTTCAACACCAGCTGCGGCACCTGCCATGCCGGTGGGATCACCAAGACCAACCACAACGTGGGGCTGGATCCTGAAACCCTCGCCCTGGCGACGCCGGCCCGGGACAACGTCGACAGCCTGGTCGACTACATGAAGGATCCCACCTCTTACGACGGCGAGTACAGCATCGCCGACGTGCATCCCAGCATGCGCAGCAGCGATCTGTTCGTGCAGATGCGTGATCTCACCGACGATGACCTGCGACTGATCGCTGGTTACATCCTTGTCGCCCCCAAAGTTCAGGGCAACCAGTGGGGTGGCGGCAAGATCTACTTCTGA